CGTGGCCGATACCAGCGCAACAGAGCGCAAGAGGCCGCCACAGAGCGTGCGGGTTTGGTCGCCCGCTGTGTGCAAACAGAGCGTGCGACGCAAAAAGAGAAGGCCCCGGGGTTGCCCCGGGGCCTTCTTTGTTCTCTTGTAGCGGAGGCTTACTTGCCGATCTTGAAGACGTCGAAGCCTCGGTTGATGTCGTTGGAGAAGATGTACGGGCCCTTGTAGAACTTCGAGCTCCAGGTGTTGCCGCCCTCGGGCTGGAACCAGCCGAGCTCCTTGACCCCGGTGCCGCGCTCGCCGAAGGTCGGTCCCACCGGCGACGACACGTCGAGGTACCGGGTGCCGGCGGTGTACCAGGAGATGGCGACCTTCTTGCCGTCGTCGGAGATGTCGAAGACGTGCGCCGTGCAGCCACCGAGGCCGCCCTGGTCGTCACGAGCGAACAGGACCTCGCCGGGCTCGTAGATGCCCGTCAGGACCGGAACGGTGTCGCCCTGCAGCGAGTAGAAGTACAGCGCGCCACCCGGGCACGGGTAGCCACCGCCGCCGCCACCCTCGTCACCGACGATGAGACCCTTGCCGTCCGGCGTGAACTTGGCGTCGTGCGTGATCGAGCAACCGGGGCACTGGAAGACGAACTTCAGGGTCGGCTTCGTCGGATCCGAGGTGTCGATCAGCTCGATCGTGTCGATACCGGCCGTGACCGCCATCGTCCCCTTCTTGTTGAAGGAGATGTCGTGGGGGCTGAGCCCCGGCACGATCATCTCGTTGACCTTCTCGGGCTTCGCGGGGTTCTTGATCGACCAGATCTCGATCACGCCGCGGTTGGTGAGATCGGAGTCCGAGTTGTAGACGATCGGCTGCGTCGGGTGCGCCGTGGTGTTGTGCGAGCCACGGGCGATCTCGGCGAACCCGATCGGCTTGGGCTTCTTGGGGTTCGTGATGTCGACCGTCATGAAGCCCTTCTTGCCAACGGCGAGGCAAGACTCGGGGCCACCGGCGGAGTCGGCCGCCATGATGACGGTCTTGTTGTCGTGGCTGATCTGGATGTCGTTCTGGTAGACCGGGCACTTCAGCCACGCGACCTCTTTCGGCTTCTCCGGGTTCGTGATGTCGATCACGTGGAGGCCGCCGCCGTCCTCGACGGAGGCGAAGGAGCCGGTGAACGCGTAGTCGCGGCCCTTGATGGTGGTGAACTCCATGTCGGAGCCGCTGGCGTAAGGGATGTTCGCGATCAGCTTCAGTCCCTTGCCCTCGCCCTGCAGCGAGGCGGAGTCTTGACGCGCGCCGGCAGCCGAACCGAGCGAGCCGAGGATCATCCCGGCCATCGCGGTCGTGGCTACAAGCGCCTTTTTGCCGATCAACGCTTTCATCGATTTCTCTCCCTGTTCAAGCTGACTTTTCTTGTCTGTGGGGGCTTGATTCGCCGCACCATCGGCGTGTCCTGCCTGGTCACGGCGGACATTTCCGACCCGCCGATGGACGTGGACGCGAAGAAGGGGAGGCCGGAGCCTCCCCTTCTAAGAGCCGCCTCTCCGGAGTTACTTCTTGGGGATCGTGAACGTGCCGGTCACCGTCAGGTTGTCGTTGGGAGCGGCAAACGGGGACACGAAAGCGGAGGCCGCCGCCGCGACGGTGCCGCCGAAGTCGCTGGCTCCACCCGTGATCTTGGAGCCTTTCTTCGCCCCGATCATGTCCATCGGGACGGGGATCGTGATCGTTCCGCTGGGCGCATCGAAGGTCGCGTGCACCAACCCGACCTCTTCGCACACCACGGTGGTGCCGACCGTCGAGCAGTTGCCGCGGACGAAGAACGGGGCAGACCCGGGGTCGCGCGGCGGCGGGCACTGCCCGGAGGTGGGGTCACATGCGCCTCGGCTGTAGTTGGTGAACTTGCCGTCGAGCTCGAGGCCCTTGCCGTCCACCATGAAGTCCCAGTTGTAGCGGGTGAACTCGGGCATACCGCCGGGCGCGGGAAGGCTCGCGACCTTGATGATGAAGTTGACGGTCTTGGCGTCCGCCATGCCCATCGAGGCCTCCACCAGCTCCTGGCCGAGCGCGTTCCCGACCGGTGCCAGGTTTGCGTCGACGTTCGAGCCCCAGTCGTTCGGCGCGTCTTTCCCCACGACGACCGGTCCCGCTGCTTTCTTCTTGCCTGCTGAGGCCGGGGTGGAGGTTCCGATCAGCGCGCCAACCAGAAGCCCGCTTAGGAGCATCGAGAGGATCGCCTTGCGCTTCATTACTTCTCCTTGTGAGCTTGGTGAGTCCGCCTATTCGGTGAGGTTCGACGGTTCGAGGTGTGTTCCTGCCGGCCCAGAAAGGCCCCCGCGGCCAGAAGGGGACGACGGCGGTGTGGAGAAATAGGACGGAGCGGACACAAAACAAACTCCCAGGGGGCTCTCTCATGAATTCGAGCGTCAAGCGGCTTCTCGCCGTGATGGTTGCAGGAGCGGTCGTGGGACCGGCCTTCATCGCGGGCGGAGCGGGCACCGCCGTAGGCAAGGCGGCGCCGAAGCTGTTCGATCTCGACAAGGCTCCGAAGCCCAACGTCAGCGGCAAGGAGATGATCGAGGGCCTCGAGGAGTACGTCGACAAGTTCCCGATGCGTCACAACGGGCTGCCGAACAACGTGAAGGCGGCCGAGTTCCTGGCCAAGGAGGCCAAGGGCTACGGGTTCAAGACGACGATCCGCAAGTTCGAGGTCGGCACACCTTCCCGCACCGTGCGCGTCGTCGAGTCGGTCAAGCGCGGGACGAAGAAGCCCAACGAGTGGATCGCTTTCATCGCGCACTACGACGTCGTTGCCGGTGGCGGGTTCACCATCCAGGGTGCCTACGACGACGGAAGCGGCACGAACATGCTCCGCTACTTCGGGAGGGAGCTGTCGAAGATCAAGACCAACCGTTCCATCGCACTGCTCTGGTTCGATGCCGAAGAGAACGGGCTGCTCGCGTCGCAGGCATACGCCGACTACCTAGAGAAGAAGGGTCAGAAGATCCACGCGGGCCTCGGCTTCGACATGGTGGGCATCGGTTACCCCGCTCGCTACTGCATCTGCATCTATCACGGGCCGATGCCGGAGGACGCGGCGCTCGCCGTTCCGATCATCAACCACGTGAACTTCGACTACCTGAAGTTCCCCGAAGGTGACGGGGGCCGCGCACTCACGCAGCGGTGGCCGCTCGGGACGGATGGCCACGTCTGCAGTTGCGGGCCGAACATCCGGAACTCCGACGAGTCGAACTTCGCGGAAAAGGGCTGGTTCACGATGCGCTGGACGGGCATGCGAACGGCCGCGGACTATCCGGGCTACCACCAGCCGTGGGACACGGTCCCGTTCATGGAGGCCGTCGCCGGAGGTCGCAAGAACCTCGAGCAGGGCACGGAGAACACCTTCAACTCGGCCTGGTACACGACCTTCGTCCTGGACAACCTCTAGACCCAACGGAGGCAACAGCCTCCTGGGGGCCGGTAAAGCGGCGCTAGGAGCCGGAGCGGAAGGCGTCAGCCACGGAGGGGCCGCCGCCAGCGTCGTCGTCGGAGGGGATGGACTGCGAGTGGTCCTCGGAGCCCTTGTTGATGCTCTCCATGTCGTCTGCGCTGTCTTTCGGGTCGTCAGCAGCTAGCTCGTCGAACTTCGGCATCGGTCATCCCTTTCGATCGGAAGCGTCGTTGGGAGTTCCTACCCCGCCCCCCGGGCGACAAGCCATCGGGCGAGCCGCCGGCTCCAGGCGCGCTTGATCCTGGCGTCTGCTGCTCCGAGCACTTGCGGCAACACGGCTCCAGGTTGTTCGCAAAGCCTGCCGCTCCGAGTGCCACGCCGCAGGATCCGTGAGGCCCCAAGCTTCACCATTTGTTCGCGCCCCGCTAAGCGTCTGTTCACCAGGTGCTTCCTAGTCTCGTGTCGAACCATTCATCTCCCGAGGCAAAGGTGGAGCCATGTCCGTTAGCAGAAGAGACTTCCTCGTTAAGAGCGCGGCTACGGCGGGAGGACTCGCGATCGCCGGGCCGCTGGCCGCGCTGGGGCAGCGGCTGGCGACCGGAGCAGTGGTCGAGGCGCTCGGTTACGGGCCGCTCGTCGACAAAGGACCGCTGTCGCTCCCCAAGGGCTTCCGCGTGAAGATCATCTCCCGCGAGGGTGACCCGATGAGCGACGGCAACCCGACGCCGAGCGCATTCGATGGGATGGCTGCGTTCAAGGGCCGCAACGGCAACACGATCCTGATCCGCAATCACGAGAACCGCGCGCTGCCGAGCGAGATCCCGGTGGTGGTTCCGCTCGACAAGCGCTACGACGTGCTGCCCTTGGCGAACGCAGGTTGCACGAAGCTGGTGGTGAACGAGCGGCTGGAGGTCGTCAGGAGCTTCGCGGTGCTCGGGGGAACCATCACCAACTGCGCCGGCGGCAAGATGCCGTGGGGCAGTTGGATCACGTCCGAGGAGCAGTTCGTCACCGGCGAAGAGCCCCACGGATACAACTTCGAGATCCCCGCCGGCAAGAAGGGCGCAACGACGCCCGAGCCGATCCGGGCCGCAGGGCGTTTCGTGCACGAGGCGGTCGCCTGGACTGACGGAGCCCTTTACGAGACCGAGGATCAGGGTGACTCCTCGTTCTATCGCTACACCCCAGAGACGAAGCCGACGCAAGCGGGAGACCTCGCCAAGAGCGCAGGACGCCTGCAGGCGTTGGCGATCAAGGATCAGCCGACGGCCGACACGCGCAAGGGGTGGCCGCTTGGGAAAGCCTTCGCGGTGACGTGGGTCGACATCGAAGAGCCGGATCCGTCGAGCGACTCGATCCGCGAGGAGGCCCAAGGCAAGGGCGCGGCGATCTTCGCCCGCGAAGAGGGGATCTGGGTAGGCAACCGGAGGATCTACTTCGACTGCACCTCGGGTGGTGAC
The sequence above is drawn from the Actinomycetota bacterium genome and encodes:
- a CDS encoding M28 family peptidase — protein: MNSSVKRLLAVMVAGAVVGPAFIAGGAGTAVGKAAPKLFDLDKAPKPNVSGKEMIEGLEEYVDKFPMRHNGLPNNVKAAEFLAKEAKGYGFKTTIRKFEVGTPSRTVRVVESVKRGTKKPNEWIAFIAHYDVVAGGGFTIQGAYDDGSGTNMLRYFGRELSKIKTNRSIALLWFDAEENGLLASQAYADYLEKKGQKIHAGLGFDMVGIGYPARYCICIYHGPMPEDAALAVPIINHVNFDYLKFPEGDGGRALTQRWPLGTDGHVCSCGPNIRNSDESNFAEKGWFTMRWTGMRTAADYPGYHQPWDTVPFMEAVAGGRKNLEQGTENTFNSAWYTTFVLDNL
- a CDS encoding PhoX family protein — protein: MSVSRRDFLVKSAATAGGLAIAGPLAALGQRLATGAVVEALGYGPLVDKGPLSLPKGFRVKIISREGDPMSDGNPTPSAFDGMAAFKGRNGNTILIRNHENRALPSEIPVVVPLDKRYDVLPLANAGCTKLVVNERLEVVRSFAVLGGTITNCAGGKMPWGSWITSEEQFVTGEEPHGYNFEIPAGKKGATTPEPIRAAGRFVHEAVAWTDGALYETEDQGDSSFYRYTPETKPTQAGDLAKSAGRLQALAIKDQPTADTRKGWPLGKAFAVTWVDIEEPDPSSDSIREEAQGKGAAIFAREEGIWVGNRRIYFDCTSGGDAGLGQIWEYDPRAMTLTLIFESKSEEELKNPDNLTLSPLTGDLFLCEDTGAPQFVRGLTKDGRIYDFAKANDLDSEFAGACFSPDGRTLFVNQHGGRRGGFGGTAARTYAIRGPWTG